A region from the Methanobacterium bryantii genome encodes:
- a CDS encoding nucleotidyltransferase family protein, with protein sequence MPSKQEFVRDFIERDRKLLFEDCKKDQEYAEHENEFKIIADFTEYSPLHMGHRHCMMGAKEKVEDGIFVAVVPGLFERSGRGLPYIMSRHARADSAVAVGADIVIEGPPMGIMGSGQYSLCLAKTFKALDADYIPRGYKPVQGFQEILHRISDGKGVAPKPYKIIDMDTKEVLIKGKLHEDNYVIVSLSRSLKKINFDFKDKFIFVPRIEGVSGTKIREAVLKRNLSSVEDMLPPETIEVLNREVARERAPIHNCRDEEGIIELVNEGSREYLKSLALLDDKTVENLIKNRPFKNMADIEECVSWGFSRHYKNRILSSMEARIDKKTVSSYIDKYPSVIRVLNFKDKDTLKNFKNNIPTRRIEIWQ encoded by the coding sequence ATGCCTTCAAAACAAGAATTTGTCAGAGATTTTATAGAGCGGGATCGAAAACTCTTATTTGAGGATTGTAAAAAGGATCAGGAATATGCAGAGCATGAAAACGAATTTAAAATAATTGCAGACTTTACAGAATATTCTCCACTGCATATGGGTCACAGGCACTGCATGATGGGGGCAAAGGAAAAAGTTGAAGATGGAATCTTTGTTGCAGTAGTTCCTGGGCTATTTGAGCGAAGCGGCAGGGGGCTGCCATACATCATGTCACGCCATGCAAGGGCGGATTCTGCGGTGGCTGTTGGGGCAGATATAGTCATAGAAGGCCCTCCAATGGGTATAATGGGCTCTGGTCAATATTCGTTATGTCTTGCAAAGACTTTTAAAGCATTGGATGCAGATTATATTCCTAGGGGTTATAAACCGGTTCAAGGTTTTCAAGAGATACTCCATAGAATCTCGGATGGAAAAGGAGTAGCTCCAAAACCCTACAAAATAATTGATATGGATACAAAAGAGGTTTTAATTAAGGGTAAACTTCATGAAGATAATTATGTCATCGTATCTCTTTCAAGGTCCCTTAAAAAGATAAATTTTGATTTCAAAGATAAATTCATCTTCGTACCGCGTATTGAAGGAGTAAGTGGCACTAAAATTAGAGAAGCTGTTTTAAAAAGAAATTTAAGTTCTGTTGAAGATATGCTGCCCCCTGAAACTATTGAAGTTTTAAACAGGGAAGTGGCACGTGAAAGGGCTCCCATTCATAACTGTCGAGATGAAGAAGGCATAATTGAACTTGTAAATGAAGGATCAAGAGAATATTTAAAATCGCTTGCACTTTTAGATGATAAAACTGTAGAAAACCTCATAAAAAACAGGCCGTTTAAAAATATGGCTGATATAGAAGAATGTGTTTCATGGGGTTTCAGCAGGCACTATAAAAATAGAATTTTGTCATCTATGGAAGCAAGAATAGATAAAAAAACAGTATCCTCATATATTGATAAGTATCCATCCGTTATCCGCGTGTTAAACTTTAAGGATAAGGACACACTTAAAAATTTTAAAAATAATATACCCACAAGGAGGATAGAAATATGGCAATAA
- the serS gene encoding serine--tRNA ligase, giving the protein MKFTLKGEILFSKDAEDARKDIEEFINHANNEIFLKGVPEEQEQDASQIVSWDLIGNTLKVEMVSGRRGRAHDALLRVKKPLTQLLGKQYRLGVRKIIVNYYKIEIPTEEKVDLKDVPYVDNYEVKDDEVVLEFKDLEEGDLRNHTIDRVIKHVTSAIASSIPETECGPSDILTKQVTKVEPGTILGKSCMQKYFFEGDPTEEAARLGWVKKFPGKGQWFYAPPLVALQHALEEIFVEKLIEKLDFEECLFPKLIPIPVMEKMKYLEGLPEGMYYCSAPRRDPLVFDKFRSELEIKREVPIDLLKEGLKDPSYVLAPAQCEPFYEFLSHQVVDEKDLPIKFFDRSGWTYRWEGGGAKGLDRVHEFQRIELVWLGTPEQCNEIRDQTVEISHQIADDLELDWYTEVGDDPFYLEGRKVENRGIEFPDIPKKEMRLNVPGQEKGVAIVSANIHGTHFVEGFSIKETHNHGVWTGCTGIGLTRIVFGFLAQKGFDPENWPEDVRRRFKKVKVPKLLTWP; this is encoded by the coding sequence ATGAAATTCACTCTTAAAGGAGAAATATTATTCAGTAAAGATGCAGAAGATGCACGTAAAGATATAGAAGAATTTATAAACCACGCTAATAATGAAATATTCTTAAAAGGAGTACCTGAAGAGCAGGAACAGGATGCATCCCAGATAGTAAGCTGGGATTTAATTGGAAACACTTTGAAGGTTGAAATGGTATCTGGAAGACGGGGAAGGGCACATGATGCGTTATTACGTGTTAAAAAACCACTCACTCAACTTTTGGGTAAACAGTACCGTTTAGGTGTGCGAAAAATAATTGTGAATTATTATAAAATTGAGATACCTACTGAAGAAAAAGTAGATCTGAAAGACGTCCCCTATGTGGACAATTACGAAGTTAAAGATGACGAAGTAGTTCTTGAATTTAAAGATCTGGAAGAAGGGGACTTAAGAAACCATACCATTGATAGAGTTATTAAACACGTGACAAGCGCTATTGCAAGTTCCATTCCTGAAACAGAATGCGGTCCTTCTGATATACTCACCAAGCAGGTGACTAAAGTTGAACCCGGTACAATTTTAGGAAAAAGCTGCATGCAGAAATATTTCTTTGAAGGCGACCCGACTGAAGAAGCTGCTAGACTGGGATGGGTTAAAAAATTCCCGGGCAAAGGCCAGTGGTTCTACGCACCGCCGCTTGTGGCGCTTCAGCATGCATTAGAAGAGATATTTGTAGAAAAACTTATTGAAAAGCTTGATTTTGAGGAATGTCTGTTTCCAAAACTCATTCCAATTCCAGTGATGGAGAAAATGAAATACTTAGAAGGTCTTCCTGAAGGGATGTACTACTGTTCCGCGCCAAGGAGAGACCCATTAGTATTTGATAAATTCCGCAGTGAGCTTGAAATCAAACGCGAAGTCCCAATTGACCTCCTGAAGGAAGGTTTAAAGGATCCTTCTTATGTACTGGCCCCAGCACAGTGTGAGCCGTTCTACGAGTTTTTAAGCCACCAGGTTGTGGATGAAAAGGACCTCCCAATTAAATTCTTTGACAGGAGCGGTTGGACATACCGTTGGGAAGGTGGGGGAGCTAAAGGTCTGGATAGAGTCCACGAATTCCAACGTATAGAACTTGTATGGCTTGGAACACCTGAGCAGTGTAATGAAATAAGGGATCAAACCGTTGAAATTTCCCACCAGATCGCTGATGATCTGGAACTTGACTGGTACACAGAAGTAGGAGACGATCCGTTCTACCTGGAAGGCAGGAAAGTAGAAAACCGTGGAATTGAATTCCCAGATATTCCTAAAAAAGAAATGAGACTTAATGTGCCCGGTCAAGAGAAAGGAGTTGCAATCGTATCTGCAAATATCCACGGAACCCACTTTGTGGAAGGATTTTCAATAAAAGAAACCCACAACCATGGAGTATGGACAGGGTGTACAGGTATTGGTTTAACCCGTATTGTATTTGGGTTCCTTGCACAGAAAGGTTTCGACCCTGAAAACTGGCCAGAAGACGTTAGAAGAAGGTTTAAAAAAGTTAAAGTGCCTAAGTTGCTGACTTGGCCTTAA
- a CDS encoding phospholipase D-like domain-containing protein, which translates to MENTQENKIYGHLIDENKKPLSNLKVKAFKYFFLKNTELGSAISDINGDFQINYHVEPELQDNINIKLDILIDNQIIMSKSRENVADILDFEDLEINNGNIGVKGRIIDEEGNPIAGLAVVAEDVDFGKIKLNAIHLVESKVKSFISPNMDLGGSLQFITDKYKGLFFLEDDLLGHTITDDNGYYRILYPQNRYKEIADKEPDIRIIVKDKLGVFEILRSHVHENVKSTIKYIDDIVINQSMIEGWFVTLKNKSPSRFTSSNSFEILIDNKKTLEKIVDSIDNAESYIYLTQFAFYPDFIPRFFEDENIYKKDKPLVDKLLDAESRGAEVKIIINENMVIPDNYDELHNYFKDSNVSVRRFPARGPYAMHAKVLIVDGKEAFILGSPFSQAYWDTNQHLVNEPRRGEKNEGPVHDVSIYLSGEAIGHIEEFFIELWNYLSDLHFKGKDKIFKNESLNLGNTSKNNLNNVEYQNKMFQYNNMPLQIVRSITPGTINDKGEKGVFEAYRRAITNAEDFIYLENQYFTNKYIVSALKNALDHNPELQLIMVINEVPDVPSYRTWQHYGFQLMGMDLEKSALDHPRIGIYSLWSGEFKNGKNKLRHCYVHSKVAIVDDIWATIGSSNLDGSSLSCAEEFGSRDSSTNYLNMEVNALFFDFDKPKRDTIKKFRQELWNEHLGIDISKYSRPDNGWLDLWKKTVYENIEKLESEEINFYGDALPYSPKRNAEEQIKDLIEKYRRIKGRFNL; encoded by the coding sequence ATGGAAAACACACAGGAAAATAAGATTTATGGACATCTAATTGATGAAAATAAAAAACCTTTATCTAATTTAAAAGTTAAAGCTTTCAAATATTTTTTTTTAAAAAATACGGAACTTGGATCAGCTATTTCTGATATTAACGGTGATTTTCAAATTAATTATCATGTAGAGCCCGAATTACAGGATAATATAAATATAAAACTGGACATCCTTATAGATAATCAAATTATAATGTCTAAATCAAGAGAAAATGTTGCAGATATTCTTGATTTCGAAGATTTAGAAATAAATAATGGCAATATTGGTGTTAAAGGTAGGATTATAGACGAAGAAGGAAATCCCATAGCCGGATTAGCAGTTGTAGCAGAGGATGTTGATTTTGGAAAAATAAAACTAAATGCCATACATTTAGTGGAATCTAAAGTTAAATCATTTATATCTCCAAATATGGATCTTGGTGGCTCTTTACAGTTTATAACAGACAAATATAAAGGGCTTTTCTTTTTAGAAGATGATCTTTTAGGGCACACAATTACAGATGATAATGGATATTACAGGATACTTTATCCCCAAAATAGATACAAGGAAATTGCAGATAAAGAGCCAGATATAAGAATTATTGTTAAAGATAAACTGGGAGTTTTTGAGATTTTAAGGTCCCATGTTCATGAAAATGTGAAAAGTACCATAAAATACATTGATGACATTGTAATAAATCAAAGCATGATAGAGGGATGGTTTGTTACATTAAAAAATAAATCACCATCCAGATTTACCTCCAGTAACAGCTTTGAAATTTTAATAGATAACAAAAAGACACTAGAAAAAATAGTAGATTCAATAGATAATGCAGAATCATATATTTATTTAACCCAATTTGCATTCTATCCTGATTTCATCCCCCGATTTTTTGAGGATGAAAACATATATAAAAAGGATAAACCCCTTGTCGATAAACTTTTAGATGCCGAAAGTAGAGGGGCTGAGGTTAAAATTATAATAAATGAAAATATGGTTATTCCAGATAACTATGATGAACTACATAACTATTTTAAAGACAGTAATGTGAGTGTCAGGAGATTTCCGGCAAGAGGGCCTTATGCCATGCATGCTAAAGTACTGATTGTCGATGGAAAAGAAGCATTCATCTTGGGCTCTCCTTTTAGTCAAGCTTACTGGGATACTAACCAGCATCTAGTTAATGAACCCCGCCGTGGTGAAAAAAATGAAGGCCCTGTTCATGATGTTTCAATATATTTAAGTGGTGAAGCGATAGGACATATAGAAGAATTTTTCATTGAACTTTGGAATTATCTTTCAGATCTCCATTTTAAAGGTAAAGATAAAATTTTTAAAAATGAATCTCTAAATTTAGGAAACACTTCCAAAAATAACCTAAACAATGTAGAATATCAAAATAAAATGTTTCAATATAATAATATGCCCCTCCAAATTGTGAGATCAATTACTCCAGGTACAATAAATGATAAAGGAGAAAAAGGAGTATTTGAGGCGTATAGAAGAGCCATTACTAATGCAGAAGACTTTATTTATCTTGAAAATCAATATTTTACCAATAAATATATTGTCAGCGCTTTAAAAAATGCCCTTGACCATAACCCAGAATTACAGTTAATTATGGTAATTAATGAGGTTCCTGATGTTCCAAGCTACAGGACATGGCAACATTATGGCTTTCAATTAATGGGAATGGATCTAGAAAAATCCGCATTAGATCATCCTAGAATAGGCATATACTCATTATGGTCAGGTGAATTTAAAAATGGAAAAAACAAACTGAGACATTGTTATGTACACAGCAAGGTTGCAATTGTAGATGATATATGGGCCACTATAGGCTCGTCTAATTTAGATGGTTCCTCCCTCAGTTGTGCCGAAGAATTTGGCAGCCGCGATAGTTCAACAAATTATCTCAATATGGAGGTAAATGCCCTATTTTTTGATTTTGATAAGCCAAAAAGAGACACTATAAAAAAATTCCGGCAAGAACTATGGAACGAACATTTAGGGATAGATATTAGCAAATATTCAAGACCCGATAATGGATGGCTTGATCTATGGAAAAAAACAGTTTATGAAAATATCGAAAAATTGGAAAGTGAAGAAATTAATTTTTACGGTGATGCTTTACCTTACAGTCCTAAAAGAAATGCTGAAGAACAGATCAAAGATTTAATAGAAAAATATAGAAGGATAAAAGGAAGATTCAACTTATAA
- a CDS encoding CooT family nickel-binding protein, producing MCESTVYSTDGDKIMEDALFIKIDGENIGLTDILGTRKDITGAIVEIDLDKHAIYVKLSE from the coding sequence ATGTGCGAATCAACAGTTTACTCAACCGACGGCGATAAAATAATGGAAGATGCGTTGTTTATAAAAATTGATGGTGAAAATATAGGGCTTACAGACATATTAGGTACTAGAAAAGACATTACTGGGGCAATAGTTGAAATTGACCTTGACAAACATGCCATTTATGTTAAATTAAGTGAATAA
- a CDS encoding ATP-binding protein codes for MKIAITGKGGVGKTTLSGTLACILSQRYKVFAIDADPDMNLASSLGIMEPISPISKMKDLIKERTGAEPGSSFGEVFKMNPKISDLPESLSINYDSEGNLKLLVMGTIDKGGEGCICPASVLLKALMRNLILKKDEFIILDMEAGIEHLGRKTAEAVDLMIIVVEPGLKSIETAARIKKLAGDIGIPKLACVINKVSNKMEENFATQKIKELGLEVIGTIPRDEEVIRADMEGHPLAKYPDSAAFKSIAKIAENILS; via the coding sequence ATGAAAATTGCAATAACTGGAAAAGGAGGGGTCGGTAAAACAACCCTTTCTGGTACATTAGCATGTATATTGTCACAACGTTATAAAGTATTCGCTATAGATGCAGATCCAGACATGAACCTTGCATCAAGTCTTGGAATTATGGAGCCAATTAGCCCCATATCCAAGATGAAGGATCTTATAAAAGAAAGAACCGGTGCAGAACCCGGATCATCATTTGGAGAAGTTTTTAAAATGAATCCAAAGATAAGCGACCTTCCAGAGTCTTTATCTATAAATTATGACAGTGAAGGCAATTTAAAACTCCTTGTAATGGGCACCATTGACAAGGGGGGCGAAGGCTGTATCTGCCCCGCTTCTGTACTCCTTAAAGCACTCATGAGAAATTTAATTCTTAAAAAAGATGAATTTATTATACTTGACATGGAAGCAGGGATAGAACACCTTGGTAGAAAAACTGCCGAAGCAGTTGATTTAATGATCATCGTTGTTGAACCAGGACTTAAATCCATTGAAACCGCAGCAAGGATTAAAAAACTCGCCGGCGATATTGGTATCCCTAAACTTGCATGTGTTATAAATAAAGTGTCCAATAAAATGGAAGAAAATTTTGCAACTCAAAAAATTAAAGAACTCGGGCTTGAAGTTATTGGCACTATTCCAAGGGACGAAGAAGTTATAAGAGCTGATATGGAAGGGCACCCACTTGCCAAGTATCCTGACTCGGCAGCTTTTAAATCAATAGCCAAAATTGCAGAAAATATTTTAAGTTAA
- the rplJ gene encoding 50S ribosomal protein L16 translates to MTRAYTRKDYIRKIPGSRIVQYDMGNLSAEFPLTVSLAVKKPTQLSHNALEAARIASNKYMQRRAGRMGYHLKIRVYPHHIVRENPMATGAGADRVQDGMRKAFGKPVSSVAIVDAGQKIITIHTNKRYFKDAKMALKRAAMKFPVPCRIVVDKGEELIK, encoded by the coding sequence ATGACTAGAGCATACACAAGAAAAGACTATATAAGAAAAATTCCTGGCTCCAGGATAGTTCAATATGATATGGGGAACCTTTCAGCAGAATTCCCTTTGACAGTAAGTCTAGCGGTTAAAAAACCGACACAATTATCTCACAATGCATTAGAAGCAGCAAGGATCGCTTCAAACAAGTATATGCAGCGAAGGGCAGGTAGAATGGGTTACCATCTTAAAATAAGGGTGTACCCACACCACATAGTGCGTGAAAACCCAATGGCAACCGGTGCAGGTGCTGACAGGGTTCAGGACGGTATGAGAAAAGCATTCGGAAAACCAGTAAGCTCCGTTGCTATCGTGGATGCCGGCCAAAAGATTATAACAATACACACAAACAAAAGATACTTCAAAGATGCAAAAATGGCATTAAAAAGAGCTGCAATGAAATTCCCTGTTCCATGTAGAATTGTTGTTGATAAGGGCGAAGAACTAATTAAATAG
- a CDS encoding dihydroorotase, which translates to MIDLCLKNCKLVPENKECIIGIEEGKIVSITKIAPKSEETIDIKGNIVLPGLIDSHVHFRDPGFPEKETFKTGSVAAACGGFTTVMDMPNTNPPTNTEKAFIEKLNIARKKSVVDFGLHAGVGNIREIKKIAELKPASFKIYMDLIDDEHLLEIFKEIKRLPEDQLISVHAEDMDTVKECTDKMKSSGSIDPEIYTDARPPLAEDIAVLKATSLAKQLNSRIHICHVSTKKSLDIIQEAKSENCMVTSEITPHHLFLDASYFKKCGNLAKTNPPLRDKKYALGINELEKIDVIGTDHAPHTILEKEKIVWEAPSGIPNLETALPLLLTKVNKNKMAFGDIKRLLCENPAEIFNLKNKGKIAEGMDADFVVVDMKKEGIINPGEFKTKAKYSPFNGFKVKGMPVMTVVRGNVVMADGEVFENSGKIV; encoded by the coding sequence ATGATTGATTTATGTCTTAAAAACTGTAAACTTGTCCCCGAGAACAAAGAATGTATTATAGGAATTGAAGAGGGTAAAATTGTATCTATTACAAAGATAGCTCCAAAAAGCGAGGAAACAATAGATATCAAAGGAAATATAGTTTTACCCGGACTTATTGACTCACATGTACATTTTAGAGACCCTGGATTTCCAGAGAAAGAAACTTTTAAAACCGGATCGGTCGCAGCAGCCTGCGGTGGATTTACCACAGTAATGGATATGCCAAATACTAATCCCCCAACCAACACTGAAAAAGCATTTATTGAGAAATTAAACATCGCGAGAAAGAAGAGTGTGGTTGATTTTGGACTGCATGCAGGCGTAGGTAATATTCGTGAGATTAAAAAAATAGCAGAGCTTAAACCTGCATCCTTTAAAATATACATGGACCTTATTGATGATGAGCATCTGTTAGAAATTTTTAAGGAAATTAAGAGGTTACCTGAAGATCAGCTAATATCAGTGCACGCTGAAGATATGGATACAGTTAAAGAATGCACTGATAAAATGAAATCAAGCGGCAGTATAGATCCTGAAATTTATACAGATGCCCGTCCGCCGCTTGCAGAAGATATTGCAGTTTTAAAAGCCACTTCCCTGGCAAAACAGTTGAATTCGAGAATCCATATCTGCCATGTAAGCACTAAAAAGTCTCTTGACATAATTCAAGAAGCAAAAAGTGAAAATTGCATGGTTACATCAGAGATAACTCCCCACCACCTATTTTTAGATGCATCTTATTTTAAAAAATGTGGAAACCTTGCAAAGACCAACCCTCCACTTCGAGATAAAAAATATGCCTTAGGGATTAATGAACTGGAAAAAATAGACGTAATCGGAACCGATCATGCCCCCCATACAATCCTTGAAAAAGAAAAAATAGTATGGGAAGCCCCATCTGGAATTCCCAACCTTGAAACAGCTTTACCTCTACTTTTAACTAAAGTAAATAAAAACAAGATGGCTTTTGGAGATATCAAACGGCTTTTATGCGAGAATCCCGCTGAAATATTTAACCTTAAAAATAAAGGAAAAATTGCAGAGGGAATGGATGCAGACTTTGTAGTGGTTGATATGAAAAAAGAAGGGATAATAAACCCTGGTGAATTCAAGACAAAAGCTAAATATTCTCCATTTAATGGATTTAAAGTTAAGGGCATGCCTGTTATGACAGTAGTCCGTGGGAATGTTGTTATGGCAGATGGAGAAGTTTTTGAAAATAGTGGAAAAATTGTATAA
- a CDS encoding peptidylprolyl isomerase: MAIKEGDFIRLKYTGKVQETGDIFDTTSEEVAEEAGLVTENKTFGPIPIAVGVGHVLKGLDKGLVGMEVGEAKSIEVPPEEGFGVRDPKLTQLIPMSEFKKQNIRPQKGMNITLEGHNGKIRSISGGRVTVDFNHEFAGKTLVYDVEVEKIIEDDTEKVYGIIELQYPNPNIKPEDHEVKMEDGKVMIYLNEMAKFDNQITYAKFRIARDIWDNMGIDRVEFVDVFEKKVNTEEEKEEETEAEE, encoded by the coding sequence ATGGCAATAAAAGAAGGAGATTTTATAAGGCTTAAATACACTGGAAAAGTTCAGGAAACCGGTGATATATTTGATACAACAAGTGAAGAAGTAGCTGAAGAAGCAGGACTTGTCACTGAAAATAAAACTTTTGGTCCAATCCCAATAGCTGTAGGAGTAGGACATGTATTAAAAGGACTTGATAAAGGTTTAGTTGGCATGGAAGTAGGTGAAGCGAAATCAATTGAAGTACCTCCAGAAGAAGGATTTGGAGTAAGAGACCCAAAATTAACCCAGCTTATACCAATGAGTGAATTCAAAAAACAGAATATCAGACCTCAAAAAGGTATGAACATCACATTAGAAGGGCACAATGGTAAAATAAGGAGCATAAGTGGTGGAAGAGTAACCGTAGACTTCAACCATGAATTTGCTGGAAAAACACTGGTATACGATGTGGAAGTTGAAAAAATAATTGAAGACGACACAGAAAAAGTGTACGGAATCATAGAACTCCAGTACCCTAACCCAAATATAAAACCTGAAGACCATGAAGTAAAAATGGAAGACGGAAAAGTAATGATTTACCTCAATGAAATGGCTAAATTCGACAACCAAATTACCTATGCAAAATTCAGAATTGCAAGGGATATATGGGACAACATGGGTATAGACAGGGTCGAATTTGTGGATGTATTCGAGAAAAAAGTAAACACTGAAGAAGAAAAAGAAGAAGAAACTGAAGCAGAAGAATAA
- a CDS encoding KEOPS complex subunit Pcc1 — protein MQIESTIIFTYETEEEAKIALGSLKPDNMGFIESCVENNSLICKLDSESLRTTLATVDDILFCEMMAEKVIDFTKEEIK, from the coding sequence ATGCAAATAGAATCTACAATTATTTTCACGTATGAAACAGAAGAAGAAGCCAAAATAGCTTTAGGATCACTTAAACCAGACAATATGGGTTTTATTGAATCATGTGTTGAAAATAACAGTCTTATTTGTAAGTTAGATTCAGAATCACTTCGAACTACTCTTGCAACGGTAGATGATATTCTTTTTTGCGAGATGATGGCCGAAAAAGTGATTGATTTTACAAAAGAAGAAATTAAATAA